In one Verrucomicrobiota bacterium genomic region, the following are encoded:
- a CDS encoding helix-turn-helix domain-containing protein: MKVNSPKDLGLLVRDCRKSKGWTQAELAKRSGVKPLWISQFERGKSTAQVKLVFSALKALGIDLWTRDPSSKSSYPKISLINLDDIISS, from the coding sequence ATGAAAGTTAATTCACCCAAAGATCTGGGGTTATTAGTACGTGACTGTAGAAAATCCAAAGGCTGGACTCAAGCTGAACTAGCCAAGCGTTCAGGGGTTAAGCCTCTATGGATTTCCCAGTTTGAAAGGGGTAAATCAACGGCACAAGTTAAGCTTGTTTTCAGCGCATTAAAAGCATTGGGGATAGATCTGTGGACTAGAGATCCATCCTCCAAATCATCATACCCTAAAATAAGCCTCATTAATTTGGATGACATTATTTCAAGTTAA